A part of Eubacterium sp. AB3007 genomic DNA contains:
- a CDS encoding macrolide family glycosyltransferase, giving the protein MKIAWFCIPAHGHTNPTLGLVKALTEAGHSIYYFSFEMFREKIESAGAVFIPCDGYDFEMEDKGNADRVGKDQAFAVELLVSSTLALDEMVTQKIAEIQPDVIVSDSVAYWGKLAALKHGIPYISSTTTFAFNRYSAKYMKHGIGETLKMLFSMPKVNKQIRRLQERGYPVKGLLDIVQNDNDTNTVVYTSRYFQPCSETFSDRYHFIGPSIRPITKPFQKKADKTVYISMGTVNQNRAFYRNCIRALGETEYQVIISMGANTDHFESVPENIELYESVDQMAVLSIADAFLTHCGMNSASEGLYFGVPLILFPQTPEQDAVARRTEELGAGLRLPSIEEEDIVTSIEGVLREPRFKQAAETISDSFRQCGGIQEAVDFITKPGWHDN; this is encoded by the coding sequence ATGAAGATCGCATGGTTTTGTATCCCTGCCCACGGACACACCAATCCGACCCTCGGGCTTGTGAAGGCACTGACGGAGGCAGGACACAGCATCTATTATTTTTCTTTCGAGATGTTCAGGGAAAAGATCGAGAGCGCCGGCGCAGTGTTCATCCCATGTGACGGATATGATTTCGAGATGGAAGACAAGGGGAATGCGGATCGCGTAGGGAAGGATCAGGCTTTTGCGGTCGAGCTGCTCGTCTCATCCACCCTTGCGCTTGATGAGATGGTGACACAGAAGATCGCAGAGATTCAGCCGGATGTCATCGTGTCAGATTCCGTCGCCTATTGGGGAAAGCTGGCAGCACTGAAGCACGGGATCCCCTACATTTCCTCCACCACCACCTTTGCCTTCAACCGTTATTCCGCAAAGTACATGAAACACGGGATAGGGGAGACACTGAAAATGCTTTTCTCCATGCCCAAGGTCAACAAGCAGATCCGGCGGTTGCAGGAGAGAGGGTACCCGGTGAAAGGCCTCCTGGATATCGTGCAGAATGATAACGACACAAACACCGTGGTCTATACATCCAGGTACTTTCAGCCGTGCTCCGAGACATTCTCCGACAGGTATCATTTCATCGGGCCTTCGATCCGGCCGATCACAAAGCCGTTTCAGAAGAAAGCGGACAAGACGGTTTACATCTCCATGGGTACGGTTAACCAGAACCGGGCGTTCTACCGCAATTGCATCCGTGCACTTGGGGAGACGGAGTATCAGGTGATTATCTCGATGGGGGCCAATACAGATCATTTTGAAAGCGTGCCTGAGAATATTGAGCTCTACGAAAGCGTCGACCAGATGGCGGTGCTCTCCATCGCAGATGCCTTCCTCACCCATTGCGGGATGAACTCGGCATCGGAAGGGTTGTACTTCGGCGTCCCGTTGATTCTGTTCCCGCAGACCCCGGAGCAGGATGCGGTCGCCAGGAGGACTGAGGAACTCGGCGCCGGGCTCAGGCTTCCTTCCATTGAAGAGGAAGATATCGTGACTTCCATCGAGGGGGTGCTCCGGGAGCCGCGCTTCAAACAGGCGGCAGAGACAATATCCGACAGTTTCCGGCAATGCGGCGGGATCCAGGAAGCCGTGGATTTCATCACAAAGCCGGGTTGGCACGACAATTGA
- a CDS encoding macro domain-containing protein gives MPFKIIRNDITKVKADAIVNTANPEPIYASGTDAAIYMAAGADELLAERRKIGRIAPGEVAVTDAFQLPAKYIIHTVGPAWVDGSHGEYDVLRSCYRKSLLIADQLGCESIAFPLIATGVYGFPKDQALEIALEIIREHLKDSDLNVVLVVFGRSSYQIAAGLTEQIEEYIDENYVSERAEEEYGGPIGTLSGERYRRRLLAESMTLDAEPEYAPQQKKASLEDVLNNLGESFQARLLRMIDERGMTDPEVYKRANVDRKLFSKIRCNENYIPKKKTIVALAIALRLNLDDTRDLLASAGLMLTNNSKSDVIVSFCIENGIYDIYEVNALLFQFQQPILG, from the coding sequence TTGCCTTTTAAGATCATCAGAAATGACATAACGAAGGTGAAGGCGGATGCTATCGTGAACACTGCCAACCCGGAGCCAATATACGCCAGCGGCACAGATGCAGCCATCTACATGGCAGCAGGGGCGGATGAGCTTCTGGCAGAAAGGCGAAAGATCGGCAGGATCGCGCCGGGGGAGGTAGCGGTCACCGACGCATTTCAGCTTCCCGCAAAATACATCATCCATACCGTAGGCCCGGCCTGGGTCGATGGGAGTCACGGAGAATATGATGTTTTGCGCTCCTGTTACAGGAAGTCCCTGCTCATTGCAGATCAGCTAGGCTGTGAGAGCATTGCTTTTCCTTTGATCGCAACCGGTGTCTATGGCTTCCCGAAGGATCAGGCCCTGGAGATCGCCCTGGAGATCATTCGGGAGCACCTGAAGGACTCCGATCTGAACGTCGTTCTGGTGGTATTTGGGCGCAGTTCTTATCAGATCGCTGCGGGACTGACAGAGCAGATCGAAGAATACATCGATGAAAACTACGTCTCCGAGCGCGCGGAAGAGGAATACGGCGGACCTATTGGAACCCTTTCGGGAGAGAGATACAGGCGCAGACTGTTGGCAGAGAGCATGACATTGGACGCGGAACCAGAGTATGCTCCACAACAGAAGAAGGCCTCTCTGGAGGATGTGCTAAACAATCTGGGGGAAAGCTTTCAGGCAAGACTGCTGCGCATGATCGATGAGCGCGGGATGACAGATCCGGAAGTGTATAAGCGGGCAAATGTTGACCGCAAGCTCTTTTCCAAGATCCGGTGCAACGAGAACTACATACCCAAGAAGAAAACCATCGTTGCCCTTGCGATCGCGCTGCGGCTAAACCTGGATGACACCAGAGATCTACTGGCCAGCGCAGGACTCATGCTGACCAATAACAGCAAATCCGACGTGATCGTGAGCTTCTGTATAGAGAATGGCATTTACGATATCTATGAGGTGAATGCACTGCTGTTCCAATTCCAGCAGCCGATCCTGGGCTGA
- a CDS encoding vWA domain-containing protein, whose protein sequence is MKKNLTELVMILDRSGSMSGLESDTIGGYNSMLKKQREADGEVLVSTILFDDRSEVLYDRVPLEKLPQMTDKEYFVRGCTALLDAVGGAIHHIGNIHKYAREEDRPEKTIFVITTDGMENASRKYSYDRVKRMVERQKEKYGWEFLFLGANIDAIETAGRFGISADRAANYNSDHEGTVLNYEVLADTVCEMRAAAAPIGADWKKRIDEDYKRRGGKGQR, encoded by the coding sequence ATGAAAAAGAACTTAACAGAACTGGTGATGATCCTGGACAGAAGCGGATCCATGTCAGGATTGGAGAGCGATACCATTGGCGGATACAACAGCATGCTGAAGAAGCAACGCGAGGCCGACGGTGAGGTGCTGGTATCCACAATATTGTTTGATGACCGCAGCGAGGTGCTGTACGATCGTGTGCCCCTTGAGAAACTGCCGCAGATGACAGACAAGGAATACTTTGTGCGAGGCTGCACAGCGCTGTTGGATGCTGTCGGCGGCGCGATCCACCACATCGGCAATATTCATAAGTACGCGCGGGAGGAAGACCGGCCGGAGAAGACGATCTTTGTGATCACCACGGACGGGATGGAAAATGCCAGCCGCAAGTATTCCTACGATCGTGTGAAAAGGATGGTCGAGCGCCAGAAGGAGAAGTACGGCTGGGAGTTTCTGTTCCTGGGGGCCAATATCGACGCCATCGAAACCGCCGGACGTTTCGGGATCTCCGCAGATCGCGCGGCAAACTACAACAGCGACCACGAAGGCACAGTGCTGAACTATGAGGTCCTCGCAGACACCGTTTGCGAGATGCGTGCAGCGGCAGCCCCCATCGGCGCAGACTGGAAGAAGCGCATCGATGAGGACTATAAGCGGCGCGGAGGGAAAGGGCAGCGCTGA
- a CDS encoding GntR family transcriptional regulator, whose translation MNVIVSNSSDTPLYMQIKEQIKDAILRGELEEGALLPSIRSLANDVQVSVLTIRRVYEELEKEGFAVSKAGRGTFVSMGNLELLRDSKRRIIEQDLQKAVHNAKLFDIEKDDLYAMLDILYEED comes from the coding sequence ATGAACGTAATCGTATCCAATTCATCAGACACTCCGCTGTATATGCAGATCAAGGAGCAGATCAAGGACGCCATCCTGAGAGGCGAGTTAGAGGAGGGGGCGCTGCTGCCGTCTATCCGCAGCCTTGCAAACGACGTACAAGTCAGCGTCCTGACGATTCGCCGTGTCTATGAGGAATTGGAGAAGGAAGGCTTTGCTGTCAGTAAGGCAGGAAGAGGCACCTTCGTATCTATGGGAAATCTGGAACTGCTCCGAGATTCCAAACGCCGCATCATTGAACAGGACTTACAGAAGGCTGTTCATAATGCGAAACTGTTTGATATTGAGAAGGACGACCTGTACGCAATGTTGGATATTCTGTATGAGGAGGATTAA
- a CDS encoding ABC transporter ATP-binding protein, which produces MDNILEVSGLVKHYSKFSLDDVSFSLPEGCITGFIGANGAGKTTTIRTILNLAPKDAGTIRVFGLDAEEYEQEIKDRIGVVMDGSYFYKDLTMKEMKSIIAPAYSRWSDEDYRFYMEKFALDPGQKIASLSSGMIMKFALVLALSHQAELLIMDEPTSGLDPLVRSQFLEIVRDYMNNGGKGVFFSTHITSDLDKIADMLVLIHGGRIVFQQSKDNLLDTFRIIKGDPALLNDQNRKLIRNLRISSFGFTGVTDHALELKKEMPDVLLEKAAIEDIMLGYIGGENDER; this is translated from the coding sequence ATGGATAATATCCTGGAAGTGTCTGGTCTAGTGAAACACTATTCCAAGTTTTCCCTTGACGATGTTTCCTTTTCCTTGCCGGAGGGATGCATCACCGGCTTCATTGGAGCCAATGGCGCGGGGAAGACGACGACGATCCGCACGATCCTGAACCTCGCACCCAAAGATGCCGGTACGATCAGAGTATTTGGTTTGGATGCGGAGGAATACGAACAGGAGATCAAGGACCGGATCGGTGTCGTCATGGACGGCAGCTATTTCTACAAGGACCTGACCATGAAGGAAATGAAAAGCATCATTGCACCGGCCTATTCCCGATGGAGCGATGAGGATTATCGATTCTATATGGAGAAGTTTGCGCTTGATCCGGGGCAGAAGATTGCTTCGCTTTCCAGCGGCATGATCATGAAATTCGCCCTTGTGTTGGCTCTCTCTCATCAGGCCGAACTGCTTATCATGGACGAGCCGACGAGTGGGCTTGATCCGCTGGTACGAAGTCAGTTCCTGGAGATCGTCAGGGACTATATGAACAACGGCGGCAAGGGCGTTTTCTTCTCGACACACATTACTTCTGACCTGGACAAGATCGCAGACATGCTCGTTCTCATTCACGGGGGTAGAATCGTTTTTCAACAAAGCAAGGATAATCTGCTCGACACCTTCCGTATCATCAAGGGAGATCCCGCCCTGCTCAACGATCAAAACAGAAAGCTCATAAGGAACCTTAGGATTTCCTCCTTTGGCTTCACAGGGGTCACAGACCATGCTTTGGAATTGAAGAAAGAAATGCCGGATGTTCTGCTGGAGAAGGCAGCCATCGAGGACATCATGCTCGGATACATTGGAGGTGAGAATGATGAACGCTAG
- a CDS encoding ABC-2 transporter permease, translating to MNASLVRKDYILVRRNILILLGICILVPVLIMIPDGDSTHAQMGPLAFLYMAVLTDLSYMQAVATEEEKNPKATALVCAAPYSRKSYIIAKYICYLLFCAACIAAYSIVALLYPRLSPLSLLEVLILLLIGLILYGIYMPVVIRYSITKARHVFTFGLLFICLLPTVVASMLHPDMALIIAFLQDPPAIIVPILLGVDIAILLLSMKITIRVFERKEL from the coding sequence ATGAACGCTAGTCTTGTGAGAAAAGATTATATTTTGGTAAGGAGGAATATTTTGATCCTTTTGGGGATATGTATCCTTGTCCCGGTGCTGATCATGATCCCGGATGGTGATTCGACCCATGCACAGATGGGGCCGTTGGCATTTCTCTATATGGCGGTACTAACTGATCTTTCCTATATGCAGGCAGTGGCAACAGAGGAGGAGAAGAACCCAAAAGCGACAGCCCTTGTTTGCGCAGCGCCATACTCACGTAAGAGTTACATCATTGCCAAGTATATTTGCTATCTGCTTTTCTGTGCAGCGTGTATTGCAGCGTATTCCATTGTCGCATTGCTCTATCCCAGGCTTAGTCCTCTGAGCCTGTTGGAGGTTCTGATACTTCTGCTGATTGGATTGATCCTTTATGGCATATATATGCCGGTCGTCATACGATACAGCATCACCAAGGCGCGTCACGTGTTTACATTCGGCTTGCTGTTCATTTGTCTTCTTCCGACCGTTGTTGCCAGCATGCTCCATCCGGATATGGCATTGATCATAGCGTTCCTGCAAGATCCTCCGGCCATTATAGTTCCGATCCTTCTTGGCGTTGATATTGCTATACTTCTTTTGTCTATGAAAATAACTATTCGCGTTTTCGAGAGAAAGGAGCTGTAA
- a CDS encoding DEAD/DEAH box helicase → MLRNGIYEQIVNTRINRELAELDPEKYDIQLENLQAEDARKILTIYISYVIQKGLRYIRDSYPSREDAKALSAQIRLCNDIIEEVAAHTEEPDFRDKRILEKGEVLTALYEKLNSVRSISVQKVIRPETSIVENALFTGAPTEPSMMNELKREILSADSVDLLVSFIKWSAIRPLLTELRAFTARPEARLRVITTTYTRATDYKAIMELAKLPRTEVKINYETGHARMHAKSYLFHRETGFSTAYIGSSNLSNPALTGGLEWNVKVTEKESFDIVKKFSVSFESYWNDAAFERFDPEEEACRRKLQDELDRPQWEVENRRRLHMSFRPYAYQQEILDNLQAERENYGHYKNLVVAATGVGKTIVAAFDYKRFREHQPHARLLFVAHRKEILEQSIEKFQEVLNDFNFGELYVDGRKPSDIEHLFISVQSLNSARLTEWTSPDYYDFIIVDEFHHASAKSYQGLLTHYQPKILLGLTATPDRMDGEDILKYFDGRIASRMLLGEAIDRNLLSTFQYFGVTDQVDYQKLHWLNGRYDVRELESVYTADTARCQLVLRKVREYVADMAEVKGLGFCVSVAHAEYMARYFNEQGVPSIALSAQSIDDIRDDAKRRLVKGEIKFIFVVDLYNEGVDIPEVNTILFLRPTESATVFLQQLGRGLRIAEGKDCLTVLDFVGRANKRYKFAAKYEALVGKGRKSLRKQIDEGFSQLPKGCYIEFEKLAREHILDNLKQTDNTKSVLTEEVRTFQADTGLPLTLENFLPEHDLSLYDFYQNTGKRSLYRLMYWAGLLPGEEVLEEDRYTKLYARFNGLFHINSIRLLDYWIRYVKGNLSCRNETERLMRNMLYYTFHRKCPRKEGYGSIDEGINAVLDERFIREEVLQILQYNRSHVSFVAGTNEYAYVCPIDLHCSYNTSQIMAAFGYYNEEESPEFREGVKQFKDKKTDIFLINLNKSEKDFSPSTMYEDYAINQTLFHWQSQSQDKEQSPKIQRYIHHREQGSVISLFVREFKKFGAYTAPYVFLGNADYVSHQGEQPVSFHWRLHTPLPAELLPKANKTIAV, encoded by the coding sequence ATGCTAAGGAACGGAATTTACGAACAGATCGTAAACACAAGGATCAACAGGGAACTGGCAGAGCTGGATCCTGAGAAGTACGACATTCAGTTGGAAAACCTTCAGGCGGAGGATGCCAGGAAGATCCTGACGATCTATATCTCCTATGTGATCCAGAAGGGGCTACGCTATATCAGGGACAGCTATCCAAGCAGGGAAGATGCGAAGGCACTGAGTGCGCAGATAAGGCTTTGTAACGATATAATCGAAGAGGTAGCGGCGCATACCGAGGAACCGGATTTTCGGGACAAACGGATCCTGGAGAAGGGAGAGGTGCTGACGGCACTCTATGAGAAATTGAATTCCGTGCGGAGCATTTCCGTGCAGAAGGTGATTCGGCCGGAGACATCCATCGTGGAGAATGCTTTGTTCACCGGAGCACCAACGGAACCCAGCATGATGAACGAACTGAAGAGGGAGATCCTCAGCGCAGATTCGGTGGATCTGCTGGTCTCCTTTATCAAGTGGAGCGCAATCCGGCCGCTGCTGACGGAGCTGCGGGCTTTCACGGCCCGGCCGGAGGCGAGGCTCAGGGTGATCACGACGACATACACCCGGGCCACCGACTACAAAGCCATCATGGAGCTGGCGAAGCTTCCGCGCACAGAGGTCAAGATCAACTACGAGACAGGGCATGCCAGGATGCATGCCAAGTCTTATCTTTTTCATAGGGAGACCGGGTTTTCCACCGCGTATATCGGGTCTTCCAACCTTTCCAACCCGGCGCTGACCGGGGGTCTGGAGTGGAATGTGAAGGTGACGGAGAAGGAGTCTTTCGATATCGTGAAGAAGTTCTCGGTCTCCTTTGAGAGCTATTGGAACGATGCGGCTTTCGAAAGGTTTGATCCGGAAGAGGAGGCCTGCCGCCGAAAACTGCAGGACGAGTTGGATCGGCCCCAGTGGGAGGTTGAAAATCGCAGGCGGCTTCACATGTCCTTCCGGCCTTACGCCTACCAGCAGGAGATTCTGGATAATCTGCAGGCGGAGCGGGAGAACTACGGCCACTACAAGAACCTGGTGGTGGCGGCGACCGGCGTGGGCAAGACCATCGTGGCTGCGTTTGATTACAAACGCTTCCGGGAGCATCAGCCCCATGCGCGGCTGCTGTTCGTGGCCCACAGGAAGGAGATCCTGGAGCAGAGTATTGAGAAGTTTCAGGAGGTGCTGAACGACTTCAATTTCGGTGAGTTATATGTGGACGGGAGGAAGCCTTCGGATATAGAGCACCTGTTTATCAGCGTGCAGTCCCTCAACTCCGCCAGGCTGACAGAGTGGACCTCCCCGGATTACTATGATTTCATCATCGTGGATGAGTTTCATCACGCCTCTGCCAAGTCCTATCAGGGCTTGTTGACCCACTATCAGCCGAAGATCCTGCTAGGGCTGACGGCTACCCCGGATCGTATGGATGGAGAGGACATCCTGAAGTATTTTGATGGGCGGATCGCTTCCAGGATGCTGCTGGGGGAGGCCATCGACCGGAATCTGCTCAGCACCTTCCAGTATTTCGGTGTCACGGACCAGGTAGATTATCAGAAGCTTCACTGGCTGAATGGACGTTACGATGTGCGGGAACTGGAGTCCGTCTATACGGCTGACACGGCTCGATGCCAGCTGGTGCTCCGGAAGGTCCGGGAATACGTGGCAGACATGGCCGAGGTGAAGGGCCTGGGATTCTGCGTCAGTGTGGCCCACGCCGAGTACATGGCCAGGTATTTCAATGAGCAGGGGGTTCCCTCCATCGCTCTCTCCGCACAGAGCATAGACGACATCCGGGACGATGCCAAGCGCCGGCTGGTGAAGGGGGAAATCAAGTTTATCTTTGTGGTGGATCTATACAACGAGGGCGTGGACATCCCGGAGGTGAACACGATCCTGTTCCTGCGGCCCACAGAGAGCGCCACGGTGTTCCTGCAGCAGCTGGGCAGGGGCCTTCGGATCGCGGAAGGGAAGGACTGCCTGACGGTACTGGATTTTGTGGGGCGCGCCAACAAGCGATATAAGTTTGCGGCCAAGTACGAGGCCCTGGTCGGGAAAGGACGGAAGTCGCTGCGGAAGCAGATCGACGAGGGGTTCTCCCAGCTCCCCAAGGGCTGCTACATCGAGTTCGAAAAGCTGGCGAGGGAGCACATACTGGACAATCTGAAGCAGACAGACAACACTAAGTCCGTGTTGACAGAAGAGGTGCGCACCTTCCAGGCCGACACCGGGCTGCCGCTGACCCTGGAGAATTTCCTGCCGGAGCACGACTTGTCCCTCTACGATTTCTACCAGAACACAGGGAAGCGATCGCTGTACCGGCTCATGTACTGGGCGGGGCTACTCCCCGGCGAGGAGGTATTGGAGGAGGATCGGTACACAAAGCTTTATGCCAGGTTCAACGGTCTGTTCCACATCAACTCCATCCGCCTGCTGGATTACTGGATCCGCTACGTGAAGGGAAATCTATCCTGTCGGAACGAGACCGAGCGCCTGATGCGAAACATGCTGTACTACACCTTCCACAGGAAGTGCCCGCGGAAGGAAGGGTACGGGAGCATCGACGAGGGGATCAACGCCGTGTTGGACGAGCGGTTCATTCGGGAGGAGGTGCTGCAGATCCTGCAGTATAACCGATCCCATGTGAGTTTTGTGGCAGGCACCAACGAGTATGCGTACGTGTGTCCCATCGATCTGCACTGCAGCTACAACACCAGTCAGATCATGGCGGCCTTTGGCTACTACAACGAGGAAGAGTCCCCGGAATTCCGCGAGGGAGTGAAGCAATTCAAGGACAAGAAGACAGACATCTTCCTGATCAACCTGAACAAGTCAGAGAAGGACTTTTCGCCCTCCACCATGTACGAGGACTACGCCATCAACCAGACCCTGTTTCACTGGCAAAGCCAGAGCCAGGACAAGGAACAGAGCCCCAAGATCCAGCGTTATATCCATCACCGTGAGCAGGGCAGTGTCATATCTCTGTTCGTCCGGGAGTTCAAGAAGTTCGGGGCGTACACAGCGCCCTATGTCTTCCTGGGGAATGCAGATTACGTGAGTCACCAAGGCGAGCAGCCCGTCAGCTTCCACTGGCGGCTCCACACCCCGCTGCCGGCAGAACTGCTGCCCAAGGCAAACAAGACGATCGCTGTGTAA
- a CDS encoding (deoxy)nucleoside triphosphate pyrophosphohydrolase produces the protein MNTIRVVAAVIRDGDRIFATARGYGEFKGRWEFPGGKIERGETPQQALVREIREELDTVVRVGALLDTIEYDYPAFHLSMDCFWCTIQSGNLVLKEAEDARWLTADTIDSVDWLPADITLIEKIKGAL, from the coding sequence ATGAACACCATCCGTGTAGTCGCCGCGGTCATCCGGGACGGGGACCGCATCTTCGCCACCGCCAGAGGTTACGGCGAATTCAAAGGCCGCTGGGAGTTTCCCGGCGGCAAGATCGAGAGGGGAGAGACACCCCAGCAGGCCCTGGTCCGGGAGATCCGAGAAGAACTGGACACTGTCGTCCGCGTCGGCGCTCTGTTGGACACCATCGAGTACGATTACCCGGCCTTCCACCTGTCCATGGACTGCTTCTGGTGCACCATTCAGTCCGGCAACCTGGTGCTGAAGGAGGCCGAAGACGCCCGGTGGCTCACCGCAGACACCATCGACAGCGTGGACTGGCTTCCCGCCGACATCACCCTGATCGAGAAGATCAAGGGGGCGCTGTAG
- a CDS encoding HNH endonuclease domain-containing protein: MQIPQSEKVNTQSLARLFDNKSESYKLFWFKAILHEVARGRREIPFRELIQRMIVDAWYMVSEYKLNLGPSDTLEKTVLYIAGQEPFRPTEKEEVLLNYLRSTEDKQVREYMRTLSLNVPYRLQAPLMPNPGQKIWYKTAAITDYINTQTGVMYTIYRDGALDSRIVITQPWMEYLQSNLGILLGWTDYNLIMYLQRRNPAVPGIASKIYPPQERKLTAVTGYWKYMIRKQPVIDIYTGDLLTTRGLSIDHFVPWSYVASDELWNLVPTIRSVNSSKSNHLPNWSTYFQRLARTEYDAYLLTAQDEKASQLFNKCTRENLNSEEIRYRLYQPGQSREHFANQLEEIMLPIYDSAKNMGFREWVYDR; this comes from the coding sequence ATGCAGATCCCACAATCCGAAAAAGTAAATACACAAAGCCTCGCCAGACTATTTGACAACAAGAGTGAGAGTTACAAGCTCTTCTGGTTCAAGGCCATCCTCCACGAGGTGGCCCGGGGCAGAAGAGAGATCCCATTCCGGGAACTGATCCAGCGGATGATCGTAGATGCCTGGTACATGGTCAGCGAATACAAGTTGAACCTGGGACCATCGGACACCCTGGAGAAGACCGTCCTCTATATCGCCGGGCAGGAGCCTTTCCGTCCTACCGAGAAGGAGGAGGTGCTCCTGAACTATCTCCGGAGCACGGAGGATAAGCAGGTACGCGAGTACATGAGGACCTTGTCCCTGAACGTGCCGTACCGCCTTCAGGCTCCGCTGATGCCCAACCCTGGGCAGAAGATCTGGTACAAGACCGCCGCCATCACAGACTACATCAACACCCAGACAGGCGTGATGTACACCATCTATCGCGACGGTGCGCTGGACAGCCGGATCGTGATCACCCAGCCCTGGATGGAATACCTGCAGAGCAATCTGGGGATCCTTCTGGGCTGGACGGACTACAACCTGATCATGTACCTGCAGCGAAGGAATCCGGCGGTGCCGGGAATCGCCAGCAAGATCTACCCGCCGCAGGAGCGGAAGCTCACTGCAGTGACCGGGTATTGGAAGTACATGATCCGAAAGCAGCCTGTGATCGATATCTACACCGGCGACCTCCTGACCACCAGGGGCCTTTCCATCGATCATTTCGTCCCGTGGTCCTACGTGGCAAGCGATGAGCTTTGGAACCTGGTGCCCACGATCCGCAGCGTCAACAGCAGCAAGAGCAACCACCTGCCGAACTGGAGCACCTACTTCCAGCGCCTTGCCAGGACGGAGTACGACGCGTATCTGCTCACGGCGCAGGACGAGAAGGCGAGCCAGCTGTTCAACAAGTGCACCAGGGAGAATCTGAATAGCGAAGAGATCCGATACCGGCTTTATCAGCCCGGACAAAGCCGGGAGCACTTCGCCAACCAACTTGAGGAGATTATGCTCCCGATCTACGATTCCGCAAAGAATATGGGATTTCGGGAGTGGGTATACGATAGATGA